A region from the Silene latifolia isolate original U9 population chromosome 7, ASM4854445v1, whole genome shotgun sequence genome encodes:
- the LOC141592201 gene encoding importin subunit alpha-9 has translation MADANLISQKRDPIKSSVGNLATQRRRQNAVSVAKERREALMRTKRLCRVGIGSEDATELNSDMMLDQEQSLLDTQTTSAVEALKAAIAFQGKGAQQKKINALRQLRHLLSRSELPPVDVALEAGAVQVLVECLSFGSPDEQLLEAAWCLTNIAAGQPEETKSLLPALPLLVAHLGEKSSLSVAEQCAWALGNVAGEGEDLRNVLLSQGALLPLARMILPDKGSTVRTAAWALSNLIKGPHPRAASELIRIDGVLNAISRHLRKSDDEIATEVAWVVVYLSALSDIASSMMVKNNFLQLLVERLASSNSLQLLIPVLRSLGNLIAGDTRTTSAVLVAGSEDTDQVVAALVRCLKSEHRVLKKEAAWVLSNIAAGSIDHKKLIFSTEAVSLLLRLMVTAPIDIRKEVAYVLGNMCVAPTEGSGKPCVIVEHLLLLVRGGCLSSFIELVRSADIEAARLGLQFLELVMRGMPNGEGPKLVEREDGIEAMERFQFHENEDLRNMANGLVDTYFGEDYGIDE, from the exons atgGCAGATGCTAACTTGATTTCTCAGAAAAGAGACCCCATTAAATCCTCAG TTGGGAATTTGGCTACTCAGCGAAGGCGACAAAATGCTGTTAGTGTTGCAAAAGAAAGGAGAGAGGCGCTCATGCGAACAAAGAGGCTTTGTAGGGTAGGAATTGGCAGCGAGGATGCCACTGAGCTTAACAGTGATATGATGCTTGATCAAGAGCAGTCCCTTTTGGATACGCAGACCACTTCAGCTGTTGAAGCGTTGAAAGCTGCTATTGCATTTCA AGGAAAGGGTGCTCAACAGAAGAAGATAAATGCCCTACGCCAGCTAAGACATCTATTATCCAGATCTGAACTACCCCCAGTTGATGTGGCACTTGAAGCTGGGGCCGTACAAGTTCTTGTGGAGTGTCTATCTTTTGGCTCTCCAGATGAGCAG TTACTTGAGGCAGCTTGGTGTCTCACAAACATTGCCGCAGGACAGCCAGAGGAAACGAAATCTCTGCTTCCTGCATTGCCATTGCTCGTTGCGCATCTTGGAG AGAAAAGTTCTTTATCAGTAGCTGAGCAGTGCGCATGGGCTTTGGGAAATGTCGCGGGTGAAGGTGAGGACCTTAGAAATGTTCTATTATCTCAAGGGGCATTATTACCTCTTGCCAGAATGATACTCCCAGACAAGGGTTCTACTGTGAGGACAGCTGCTTGGGCGCTCTCAAATCTTATTAAG GGACCACATCCTAGAGCTGCATCCGAACTCATTAGAATCGATGGTGTACTCAATGCAATCAGTCGGCACTTGAGGAAATC GGATGATGAAATAGCAACTGAAGTTGCTTGGGTGGTTGTGTATCTTTCAGCTCTTTCAGACATTGCGTCAAGTATGATGGTGAAGAATAACTTTTTGCAGCTTCTTGTGGAAAGATTGGCATCATCAAATAGTTTGCAACTGCTTATTCCG GTGCTGAGGAGTTTAGGTAATCTTATAGCTGGTGATACACGAACAACTTCTGCTGTCCTTGTTGCTGGAAGTGAAGATACAG ATCAAGTTGTTGCAGCACTTGTTAGATGCCTGAAAAGTGAACACCGTGTGCTAAAAAAG gAGGCTGCGTGGGTGTTATCTAACATTGCAGCAGGCTCCATTGATCACAAGAAATTAATATTCTCAACAGAAGCAGTGTCATTGCTATTGCGTCTTATGGTAACTGCACCTATTGATATAAGGAAAGAGGTAGCGTATGTACTAGGCAACATGTGTGTGGCCCCCACTGAAGGTTCTGGAAAGCCATGTGTGATTGTGGAGCACCTGCTTTTGTTGGTTCGTGGAGGATGCCTTAGCAGCTTCATTGAACTTGTCAGGTCTGCAGACATAGAGGCTGCAAGATTGGGACTTCAATTTTTAGAGCTG GTTATGAGAGGAATGCCGAATGGGGAGGGGCCAAAGCTAGTGGAAAGGGAGGACGGTATTGAAGCCATGGAAAGATTCCAGTTTCATGAAAATGAAGACCTCAGAAATATGGCTAATGGTTTGGTTGACACTTATTTTGGTGAAGATTATGGGATTGACGAGTAA
- the LOC141592202 gene encoding putative LRR receptor-like serine/threonine-protein kinase At1g67720 isoform X2: MTLRYFPLDNRKYCYTLNVTSRRRYLVRATFLYGNFDNQNVYPKFDVSLGATPWSTIVISDANTIEKIEMIFLAGDSTVSVCLSNATTGQPFISTLELRIFNGSMYITDFEDQYYLSVSARINFGADSIDPVRYPDDPYDRIWESDSVKRPNFLVDVAAGTDKISTKMPIDINRNDRPPQKVMQTAVVGRNGTLSYRLNLDGFPGAGWAFTYFAEIEDITPNDLRKFRLMVPDAPQVTKAAVNIIENAQGKYRLYEPGFMNLTLPFVLSFKFMKTPDSTLGPLLNAMEINKYVQRNSGALDGRTMASLVTHYPSADWAHEGGDPCLPVPWSWLECNSDPHPLITKVRLSRKNLTGDIPSELTNLNGLVELWLDGNSLTGDIPDFSGCSNLKIIHLENNQLTGSIPSTLAQLENLKELYLQNNLLSGTLPSGFGSDLVLNYTGNVNIHKGSTESQIGIIIGAVIGAAVLIVAAIVCCLFLCKRKNPKKKFVDQARLGHVLPSHKLQSSSFENTPNEAAHCFTFSELEEATKEFEKKIGSGGYGVVYYGKLKDGREIAVKVLTSNSFQGKREFSNEVTLLSRIHHRNLVQFLGYCQEDGKSILVYEFMHHGTLKEHLYGPLTRGRGTNWIQRLEIAEDAAKGIEYLHTGCVPSIIHRDLKTSNILLDKNMRAKVSDFGLSKLAVDGTSHVSSIVRGTVGYLDPEYYISQQLTDKSDVYSFGVILLELISGQEAISNENFGANCRNIVQWAKLHIESGDIQGIIDPSLRDEYDIQSMWKIAEKALMCVQAHGHMRPSMSEVLKEVQDAIMIEKEAQSVRHGNSDDISKHSFHSSIHMGSLDLGPTDSYLSIDESIARPMAR, from the exons ATGACCTTGAGATATTTCCCTCTTGATAACAGAAAGTATTGCTACACCTTAAATGTTACAAGTAGAAGGAGATACCTAGTGAGGGCAACTTTTTTATATGGTAACTTCGACAACCAAAATGTTTATCCAAAGTTTGACGTTTCACTAGGGGCAACTCCCTGGTCCACCATTGTGATCAGTGATGCTAATACCATAGAGAAGATAGAAATGATTTTTCTTGCCGGGGATTCAACAGTTAGTGTTTGTTTATCGAATGCTACAACTGGACAGCCATTTATCTCTACCCTTGAGCTCCGTATATTCAACGGTTCAATGTATATTACTGATTTCGAAGATCAATACTATCTGAGTGTATCTGCAAGGATAAACTTTGGTGCTGACAGTATTGACCCTGTGAG GTATCCTGATGACCCATATGATAGAATATGGGAATCTGACTCAGTGAAGAGACCAAATTTCCTGGTAGATGTTGCTGCTGGAACTGACAAAATTTCGACAAAGATGCCTATCGATATTAACAGAAATGATAGACCACCTCAGAAAGTAATGCAGACAGCTGTTGTTGGCAGAAATGGAACATTATCATACCGATTGAATTTGGATGGATTTCCTGGTGCTGGCTGGGCTTTTACGTACTTTGCAGAAATTGAAGACATAACTCCTAATGATTTGAGGAAATTTAGGCTTATGGTTCCTGATGCTCCTCAAGTCACTAAAGCAGCCGTAAATATCATTGAAAATGCTCAAGGGAAATATCGCCTTTATGAGCCTGGCTTTATGAATTTGACACTCCCTTTCGTGCTATCATTTaaatttatgaagactcccgattCTACCTTAGGACCTCTCTTGAATGCTATGGAGATCAATAAGTATGTGCAGAGAAATAGTGGTGCCTTGGATG GAAGGACAATGGcctctttagttacacattaccCATCTGCTGATTGGGCTCATGAAGGGGGTGATCCATGCTTACCTGTTCCGTGGTCATGGTTGGAATGCAATTCAGACCCTCACCCTCTTATAACTAAAGT TCGTTTATCAAGAAAAAACTTGACAGGAGATATCCCTTCCGAGCTTACAAACTTGAATGGTTTAGTAGAGCT ATGGCTTGACGGGAACTCATTGACCGGAGATATTCCCGACTTTAGTGGCTGCTCAAACTTGAAAATCAT CCATCTGGAGAATAACCAGTTGACAGGTTCAATTCCATCGACCCTCGCTCAGCTAGAGAATCTAAAAGAACT GTACTTGCAAAATAATTTATTATCAGGAACATTACCATCAGGGTTCGGAAGTGACCTTGTGTTGAA CTACACTGGAAATGTCAATATTCATAAAGGAAGTACAGAGAGCCagattggtattattatcggaGCAGTAATTGGTGCAGCTGTTCTTATTGTAGCAGCAATTGTTTGTTGCCTATTTCTTTGCAAACGAAAGAATCCTAAGAAAAAATTTGTTGACCAAG CCCGCCTGGGACATGTACTGCCATCTCACAAGTTACAGTCGTCTTCTTTCGAAAACACTCCAAACGAAGCTGCCCATTGCTTCACATTTTCCGAACTGGAAGAAGCTACAAAAGAATTCGAGAAGAAAATTGGCTCGGGAGGTTATGGGGTGGTATACTATGGTAAGCTTAAAGATGGAAGAGAGATTGCTGTTAAAGTCTTAACTAGTAATTCCTTCCAAGGGAAACGTGAATTCTCAAATGAG GTAACTCTCCTTTCAAGAATTCATCACAGGAATCTAGTGCAGTTTTTGGGATATTGCCAAGAAGATGGCAAAAGCATCCTTGTTTACGAGTTCATGCACCATGGAACGCTCAAAGAGCATCTTTACG GTCCTCTAACACGAGGCCGTGGTACTAATTGGATCCAGCGCCTTGAGATAGCTGAAGATGCTGCAAAAG GAATCGAATACCTTCACACAGGCTGCGTTCCATCTATCATCCATAGAGATTTGAAAACCAGCAACATCCTACTGGACAAGAACATGAGGGCTAAAGTTTCAGATTTCGGTCTTTCTAAACTTGCAGTAGATGGAACATCTCATGTATCAAGCATCGTAAGAGGCACTGTTGGATATCTTGATCCAGA GTATTATATCTCTCAACAACTGACTGACAAAAGTGATGTCTATAGTTTTGGTGTCATTCTGCTTGAACTGATTTCTGGCCAGGAAGCAATTTCCAATGAAAACTTTGGAGCTAACTGCCGGAATATAGTCCAATGG GCAAAGCTACATATTGAAAGTGGTGACATACAAGGCATTATAGATCCTTCATTAAGAGACGAGTACGACATACAATCTATGTGGAAAATTGCAGAAAAAGCCTTGATGTGTGTTCAAGCCCATGGTCACATGAGGCCGTCTATGTCAGAAGTACTCAAGGAAGTCCAAGATGCTATCATGATTGAAAAGGAAGCTCAATCAGTTCGACACGGAAATTCCGATGACATATCAAAACATTCCTTTCATTCCTCCATCCACATGGGTTCCTTGGACTTGGGCCCCACCGATAGTTATTTGTCGATAGACGAGTCCATTGCTCGGCCTATGGCACGGTAG
- the LOC141592202 gene encoding putative LRR receptor-like serine/threonine-protein kinase At1g67720 isoform X1 — MEIWVVWVSLIFTLFFSHVKFCHAQMPDFVSLDCGATEGHTDELGLQWVPDNQFKFGQTANISIPDETRKQYMTLRYFPLDNRKYCYTLNVTSRRRYLVRATFLYGNFDNQNVYPKFDVSLGATPWSTIVISDANTIEKIEMIFLAGDSTVSVCLSNATTGQPFISTLELRIFNGSMYITDFEDQYYLSVSARINFGADSIDPVRYPDDPYDRIWESDSVKRPNFLVDVAAGTDKISTKMPIDINRNDRPPQKVMQTAVVGRNGTLSYRLNLDGFPGAGWAFTYFAEIEDITPNDLRKFRLMVPDAPQVTKAAVNIIENAQGKYRLYEPGFMNLTLPFVLSFKFMKTPDSTLGPLLNAMEINKYVQRNSGALDGRTMASLVTHYPSADWAHEGGDPCLPVPWSWLECNSDPHPLITKVRLSRKNLTGDIPSELTNLNGLVELWLDGNSLTGDIPDFSGCSNLKIIHLENNQLTGSIPSTLAQLENLKELYLQNNLLSGTLPSGFGSDLVLNYTGNVNIHKGSTESQIGIIIGAVIGAAVLIVAAIVCCLFLCKRKNPKKKFVDQARLGHVLPSHKLQSSSFENTPNEAAHCFTFSELEEATKEFEKKIGSGGYGVVYYGKLKDGREIAVKVLTSNSFQGKREFSNEVTLLSRIHHRNLVQFLGYCQEDGKSILVYEFMHHGTLKEHLYGPLTRGRGTNWIQRLEIAEDAAKGIEYLHTGCVPSIIHRDLKTSNILLDKNMRAKVSDFGLSKLAVDGTSHVSSIVRGTVGYLDPEYYISQQLTDKSDVYSFGVILLELISGQEAISNENFGANCRNIVQWAKLHIESGDIQGIIDPSLRDEYDIQSMWKIAEKALMCVQAHGHMRPSMSEVLKEVQDAIMIEKEAQSVRHGNSDDISKHSFHSSIHMGSLDLGPTDSYLSIDESIARPMAR; from the exons ATGGAGATTTGGGTTGTTTGGGTTTCCTTAATCTTTACTCTTTTCTTCTCCCATGTCAAATTTTGCCATGCCCAGATGCCTG ATTTTGTGAGCCTGGATTGTGGTGCTACTGAAGGTCACACAGACGAGCTTGGTCTTCAATGGGTTCCGGATAACCAATTCAAATTTGGACAGACCGCTAATATATCCATTCCCGATGAAACAAGGAAACAATATATGACCTTGAGATATTTCCCTCTTGATAACAGAAAGTATTGCTACACCTTAAATGTTACAAGTAGAAGGAGATACCTAGTGAGGGCAACTTTTTTATATGGTAACTTCGACAACCAAAATGTTTATCCAAAGTTTGACGTTTCACTAGGGGCAACTCCCTGGTCCACCATTGTGATCAGTGATGCTAATACCATAGAGAAGATAGAAATGATTTTTCTTGCCGGGGATTCAACAGTTAGTGTTTGTTTATCGAATGCTACAACTGGACAGCCATTTATCTCTACCCTTGAGCTCCGTATATTCAACGGTTCAATGTATATTACTGATTTCGAAGATCAATACTATCTGAGTGTATCTGCAAGGATAAACTTTGGTGCTGACAGTATTGACCCTGTGAG GTATCCTGATGACCCATATGATAGAATATGGGAATCTGACTCAGTGAAGAGACCAAATTTCCTGGTAGATGTTGCTGCTGGAACTGACAAAATTTCGACAAAGATGCCTATCGATATTAACAGAAATGATAGACCACCTCAGAAAGTAATGCAGACAGCTGTTGTTGGCAGAAATGGAACATTATCATACCGATTGAATTTGGATGGATTTCCTGGTGCTGGCTGGGCTTTTACGTACTTTGCAGAAATTGAAGACATAACTCCTAATGATTTGAGGAAATTTAGGCTTATGGTTCCTGATGCTCCTCAAGTCACTAAAGCAGCCGTAAATATCATTGAAAATGCTCAAGGGAAATATCGCCTTTATGAGCCTGGCTTTATGAATTTGACACTCCCTTTCGTGCTATCATTTaaatttatgaagactcccgattCTACCTTAGGACCTCTCTTGAATGCTATGGAGATCAATAAGTATGTGCAGAGAAATAGTGGTGCCTTGGATG GAAGGACAATGGcctctttagttacacattaccCATCTGCTGATTGGGCTCATGAAGGGGGTGATCCATGCTTACCTGTTCCGTGGTCATGGTTGGAATGCAATTCAGACCCTCACCCTCTTATAACTAAAGT TCGTTTATCAAGAAAAAACTTGACAGGAGATATCCCTTCCGAGCTTACAAACTTGAATGGTTTAGTAGAGCT ATGGCTTGACGGGAACTCATTGACCGGAGATATTCCCGACTTTAGTGGCTGCTCAAACTTGAAAATCAT CCATCTGGAGAATAACCAGTTGACAGGTTCAATTCCATCGACCCTCGCTCAGCTAGAGAATCTAAAAGAACT GTACTTGCAAAATAATTTATTATCAGGAACATTACCATCAGGGTTCGGAAGTGACCTTGTGTTGAA CTACACTGGAAATGTCAATATTCATAAAGGAAGTACAGAGAGCCagattggtattattatcggaGCAGTAATTGGTGCAGCTGTTCTTATTGTAGCAGCAATTGTTTGTTGCCTATTTCTTTGCAAACGAAAGAATCCTAAGAAAAAATTTGTTGACCAAG CCCGCCTGGGACATGTACTGCCATCTCACAAGTTACAGTCGTCTTCTTTCGAAAACACTCCAAACGAAGCTGCCCATTGCTTCACATTTTCCGAACTGGAAGAAGCTACAAAAGAATTCGAGAAGAAAATTGGCTCGGGAGGTTATGGGGTGGTATACTATGGTAAGCTTAAAGATGGAAGAGAGATTGCTGTTAAAGTCTTAACTAGTAATTCCTTCCAAGGGAAACGTGAATTCTCAAATGAG GTAACTCTCCTTTCAAGAATTCATCACAGGAATCTAGTGCAGTTTTTGGGATATTGCCAAGAAGATGGCAAAAGCATCCTTGTTTACGAGTTCATGCACCATGGAACGCTCAAAGAGCATCTTTACG GTCCTCTAACACGAGGCCGTGGTACTAATTGGATCCAGCGCCTTGAGATAGCTGAAGATGCTGCAAAAG GAATCGAATACCTTCACACAGGCTGCGTTCCATCTATCATCCATAGAGATTTGAAAACCAGCAACATCCTACTGGACAAGAACATGAGGGCTAAAGTTTCAGATTTCGGTCTTTCTAAACTTGCAGTAGATGGAACATCTCATGTATCAAGCATCGTAAGAGGCACTGTTGGATATCTTGATCCAGA GTATTATATCTCTCAACAACTGACTGACAAAAGTGATGTCTATAGTTTTGGTGTCATTCTGCTTGAACTGATTTCTGGCCAGGAAGCAATTTCCAATGAAAACTTTGGAGCTAACTGCCGGAATATAGTCCAATGG GCAAAGCTACATATTGAAAGTGGTGACATACAAGGCATTATAGATCCTTCATTAAGAGACGAGTACGACATACAATCTATGTGGAAAATTGCAGAAAAAGCCTTGATGTGTGTTCAAGCCCATGGTCACATGAGGCCGTCTATGTCAGAAGTACTCAAGGAAGTCCAAGATGCTATCATGATTGAAAAGGAAGCTCAATCAGTTCGACACGGAAATTCCGATGACATATCAAAACATTCCTTTCATTCCTCCATCCACATGGGTTCCTTGGACTTGGGCCCCACCGATAGTTATTTGTCGATAGACGAGTCCATTGCTCGGCCTATGGCACGGTAG